One endosymbiont 'TC1' of Trimyema compressum genomic window, TTCTAGCTTTCAATTCCTCATCTCGTCCACATACAATGTTTAATTTAAGAGGTTCCTTTACAGAAAATAAAGCTTTAATAACTCGGTCCATATGCTTCGAACCTAAGCTACCACCCATTACTAGAATAGTGAATATTTTATTATTATTGGCGCTCTTTGCTCTTGGAGAATAAAACTCTTTTCTAATAGGAATGCCATAGGCATAAATTTTATCAGGGCAAACGCCTTTTCTTAAAAGATCTTTTTCAGTAACCTCACTGCCTACAATATAAGCATCAATAAACTGATTTTTTCTAATGTAAACATAATGAGATAAATAGTCTGTAATTACAGAAACTATTTTTTCTTTTCCTAAATAACTTTTTTCCTTCATTCCTCCAAGAATATCTGTAACAATAGGGTGAACCGCAATAATAATATCAGGATTGTATATAGAAATTAGCTCTCTAATTTTTTTCTGACAAATTCGTCTTGTTAAATCAAAAGAACTTTTTGCAAATGTAGGTCTATTTCCAGTTCTATAAACAGTTCCATAGACTTTGGGGATTTTTGTAGCAATTAAGTTATAGCCGCCACAAATAATTCTATCTAAACCTTTAGCATCAATTTTTTTAAATAAATCAATGACTAAAACCTCATGTCCTTTTTCCTTTAGTCTCTCAGCCAATGAACCTGCAACTGAAGCATGACCACCTCCAGTTGATAAAGATATTAGTAAATACTTCTTCATTAATTAGCTACCTCCTTTTATCCAAATCATGATAGTTATAATTAAGTTGCATACCATATGACTTACTATACTTGTAAAAATCGATCCAGTTTTTTCATAAGCAACAGCAAAAACAATTCCCATTAATATTAAAAAGACAAAGTTAATATTGCCAACAAGAAAAACACTAGAAAATAATGCTGTAATTAAAGCAGCAATAACCCAATGGAATTTATTTTTCAAGGCACTGAACATCCAACCTCTAAAAAACAATTCTTCCGATATAGGTATAAGTAAAATAAAAGCAATTAAAAAAAACACATGATCCATAAAAGTCCCATGACCATAGTTGGCTTCCAGGCCTTCTAGGGAAAATAATGAGAAAATAGAGGTACCATTAACTAAAATGCTTATTGAGCTTATTAAACCAATGACTCCCCCTATTACAATCCCAATAAATAGGTTATGAGATAATTCTTTACTATCCCAACTCATTTTATCTTGATTTCTATTGCTATTTAAAAATAATGTGAGAATAACTACTAATGCTAATCCACCAATAAGTGATATTAATACAAAAAAAGTATTGCCAGTAATATTAAGTTTTGTTAAAAGCATATCCCATAAGGTAATAACAAGATAGTATAATGCCAACCCGAAGAAAACATCTACAAAATGCCATGATGGTTTTTTATTGCTTTCCATTCTATTTTACCGCTAATAGCCTATTTTTAATTTGGTCCTTTCCAACAAAACCAACAATAGTATCTACAATATTGCCACCATTAAAAATAAGCATCGTAGGAATACTCATTATTTCATACTTATCTCTTGTAATAGGGTTTTCATCTACATTTAGTTTCATAATTGAAACATCATTTTCCATTTCTGCTGATAAATCTTCTAAAACAGGACCTAGCATTTGACAAGGACCACACCAAGTTGCCCAAAAATCTACAAGCACTAGTCCTTTAGCCTCTAATACTTTTGTTCGAAAATCATTATCTGTAATATGTTCTACCATGTTTAATTCCTTCCTATCTATCATAAATAGATGTATATTGTTTGTCACCATAAATTGACTTATAAGCTGGTCTAATAATTCTTGGGTCATTAACAATTTGTTCTAAACGGTGTGCACACCAGCCAACCATTCTGGAAACAGCAAATAAAGGCGTAAATAAATCCTTTGGAATATCTAACATGGTATATACAAAACCAGAATAGAAATCTACATTAGCGCAAATAGCAAAGTCATCACCTTTTAATTCTTTGAAAACCTCTTTCGAAATTAACTCAATGCGATGTAGTAAGTTATAGGCCTCAAGAACGCCTTTTTCTTCTGCTAATTCTAAAGCTTTTTCTTTAAATAAAATAGCTCTTGGATCAGATAAAGAATAGACAGCGTGTCCCATGCCATAAATAAGTCCTCTCTTATCAAAACCTTCTTTTTTCAAGATGGAAACTAAACAATCTCTAATGGCTCCATCAGTTGGATTTTCTCCAATGGCTTCAACAATATAAGCAATCATCTCTAATACTTTTTTATTAGCACCACCATGCAGGGGGCCCTTTAATGAACCTACTGAAGAAGCCATAGCTGAATAGGTATCTGTTCCACTAGACGAAATAACATAATTTGTAAATGATGAATTATTACCACCACCATGCTCGGCATGAAGGACTAAAGCTAAATCTAAAATTTCAGCTTCCTTATGTGTAAATTGACCATCAGAACGCATCATATACAATAAATTTTCAGCTGCACTGTATTCCACTTTTGGTGGATACAAATGAAAACTTCTTTTCTCATAATGATGCTTTTTAGCTTGGTAAGCATAAGCCATTAAAATAGGCATTTTAGCGATTAAATCCAGGGACTGAAATAAAACGTTATCAAGAGTTGTTACATCAGCTTC contains:
- a CDS encoding CPBP family intramembrane glutamic endopeptidase, producing the protein MESNKKPSWHFVDVFFGLALYYLVITLWDMLLTKLNITGNTFFVLISLIGGLALVVILTLFLNSNRNQDKMSWDSKELSHNLFIGIVIGGVIGLISSISILVNGTSIFSLFSLEGLEANYGHGTFMDHVFFLIAFILLIPISEELFFRGWMFSALKNKFHWVIAALITALFSSVFLVGNINFVFLILMGIVFAVAYEKTGSIFTSIVSHMVCNLIITIMIWIKGGS
- the trxA gene encoding thioredoxin, which codes for MVEHITDNDFRTKVLEAKGLVLVDFWATWCGPCQMLGPVLEDLSAEMENDVSIMKLNVDENPITRDKYEIMSIPTMLIFNGGNIVDTIVGFVGKDQIKNRLLAVK
- a CDS encoding MGDG synthase family glycosyltransferase, with the protein product MKKYLLISLSTGGGHASVAGSLAERLKEKGHEVLVIDLFKKIDAKGLDRIICGGYNLIATKIPKVYGTVYRTGNRPTFAKSSFDLTRRICQKKIRELISIYNPDIIIAVHPIVTDILGGMKEKSYLGKEKIVSVITDYLSHYVYIRKNQFIDAYIVGSEVTEKDLLRKGVCPDKIYAYGIPIRKEFYSPRAKSANNNKIFTILVMGGSLGSKHMDRVIKALFSVKEPLKLNIVCGRDEELKARMEKFVNADKSKEVVAYGFTDQVYSLMDGADLLVSKPGGASVTEALLRGIPMIIPYLIGGQEKENLDYLVEEEVALWVGNTKNIPSIVEELLAKPEILEKMKRNMAQLSENFSMEKVINKLEEL
- a CDS encoding citrate synthase translates to MLQTKLEKLVSTLKEENFIPAETYKKYNVKRGLRDVHGKGVLVGLTRISEVHGYLVDEVERVSDEGRLLYRGIDIFDIVRGFQKDGRFGFEEVAYLILFGNLPKREELEWFQRYQAEKRFLRKGFTEDYILKNASHNIMNALQRAILNLYVFDSEADVTTLDNVLFQSLDLIAKMPILMAYAYQAKKHHYEKRSFHLYPPKVEYSAAENLLYMMRSDGQFTHKEAEILDLALVLHAEHGGGNNSSFTNYVISSSGTDTYSAMASSVGSLKGPLHGGANKKVLEMIAYIVEAIGENPTDGAIRDCLVSILKKEGFDKRGLIYGMGHAVYSLSDPRAILFKEKALELAEEKGVLEAYNLLHRIELISKEVFKELKGDDFAICANVDFYSGFVYTMLDIPKDLFTPLFAVSRMVGWCAHRLEQIVNDPRIIRPAYKSIYGDKQYTSIYDR